In one Shinella zoogloeoides genomic region, the following are encoded:
- the rlmN gene encoding 23S rRNA (adenine(2503)-C(2))-methyltransferase RlmN, producing MDFLNTAEPVKAPVVRNIPAAEKPSLIGLSREDMGRALVEKGVAERQVKMRVSQLWHWLYVRGVSDFDDMTNVSKDMREMLKTHFAIARPEIVEEQVSSDGTRKWLLRFPPRGAGRPVEIETVYIPEEGRGTLCISSQVGCTLTCSFCHTGTQKLVRNLTAEEILAQLLLARDRLGDFPDRDTPAGAIVPADGRKVSNIVMMGMGEPLYNFESVKTALLIATDGDGLSLSKRRVTLSTSGIVPEIYRTGSEIGVMLAISLHAVRDDLRDMLVPINKKYPLKELLDACRAYPSLSNARRITFEYVMLKDVNDTLEDAKLLVQLLKGIPAKINLIPFNPWPGTNYQCSDWEQIERFADFINQAGYASPIRTPRGRDILAACGQLKSESERMRKVDRMAFEAMMIVGHGEDD from the coding sequence ATGGATTTTCTCAACACGGCCGAGCCGGTCAAGGCACCGGTCGTCCGCAACATTCCGGCCGCCGAGAAGCCGTCGCTGATCGGCCTTTCCCGCGAGGACATGGGCCGTGCGCTCGTTGAAAAGGGCGTGGCGGAACGGCAGGTGAAGATGCGCGTCAGCCAGCTCTGGCACTGGCTCTACGTGCGCGGCGTCTCCGATTTCGACGACATGACGAATGTCTCCAAGGACATGCGCGAGATGCTGAAGACGCATTTCGCCATCGCCCGTCCGGAGATCGTCGAGGAGCAGGTGTCCAGCGACGGCACGCGCAAGTGGCTCTTGCGTTTCCCGCCGCGCGGCGCCGGCCGGCCGGTCGAGATCGAGACCGTCTACATCCCCGAAGAAGGCCGCGGCACGCTGTGCATTTCCAGCCAGGTCGGCTGCACGCTGACCTGCTCCTTCTGTCACACCGGCACGCAGAAGCTGGTGCGCAACCTGACGGCCGAGGAAATCCTTGCGCAGCTGCTGCTTGCGCGCGACCGCCTCGGCGACTTCCCGGACCGCGACACGCCGGCCGGCGCCATCGTGCCCGCCGACGGCCGCAAGGTCTCCAACATCGTCATGATGGGCATGGGCGAACCGCTCTACAATTTCGAGAGCGTGAAGACCGCACTCCTGATTGCCACCGACGGCGACGGCCTGTCGCTCTCCAAGCGCCGCGTGACGCTGTCGACCTCGGGCATCGTGCCGGAAATCTACCGCACCGGTTCGGAGATCGGCGTCATGCTGGCGATCTCGCTGCATGCGGTGCGCGACGACCTGCGCGACATGCTGGTGCCGATCAACAAGAAATATCCGCTGAAGGAACTGCTCGACGCCTGCCGCGCCTATCCGAGCCTGTCGAACGCCCGCCGCATCACCTTCGAATATGTGATGCTGAAGGACGTCAACGATACGCTGGAGGATGCCAAGCTGCTCGTGCAACTCTTGAAGGGCATTCCGGCGAAGATCAATCTCATCCCCTTCAATCCCTGGCCGGGCACCAACTACCAGTGTTCGGACTGGGAGCAGATCGAGCGCTTCGCCGATTTCATCAACCAGGCCGGCTACGCCTCGCCGATCCGCACCCCGCGCGGCCGCGACATCCTTGCCGCCTGCGGCCAGCTCAAGTCGGAATCCGAACGCATGCGCAAGGTCGATCGCATGGCTTTCGAGGCCATGATGATCGTCGGACACGGCGAGGACGACTGA
- a CDS encoding Lrp/AsnC family transcriptional regulator, whose product MSISTLGAKDRELLSILSENAREQTATIARRLGLSRTTVQAKIDRLERDGVIAGYGVKLSDAYESGMVKAHVLITIAPKTLARITTDLHAISAVRTLHSVSGSFDLIAIVEATSIAELDHLIDRIGAIDGVERTLSSIILSTRIRR is encoded by the coding sequence ATGAGCATTTCGACGCTAGGCGCCAAAGACCGCGAACTCCTCTCCATTCTCAGCGAGAACGCCCGCGAGCAGACGGCGACCATTGCCCGCAGGCTCGGGCTTTCGCGCACCACCGTGCAGGCGAAGATCGACCGGCTGGAGCGCGACGGGGTGATCGCCGGCTATGGCGTCAAGCTGTCCGACGCCTATGAGAGCGGCATGGTGAAGGCGCATGTGCTGATCACCATCGCGCCGAAGACGCTGGCGCGCATCACGACGGACCTGCATGCCATCTCGGCGGTACGCACGCTGCATTCGGTGAGCGGCAGCTTCGACCTCATCGCCATCGTAGAGGCAACGTCGATCGCCGAACTCGACCACCTGATCGACCGGATCGGCGCGATCGACGGCGTGGAGCGCACGCTGTCGTCGATCATCCTGTCGACGCGGATCAGGCGATAA
- a CDS encoding GntR family transcriptional regulator yields MGNLALEPLDRPEGMTTHEYAHRRLRQAIMVGSIRPGESLTIRGIAEAMESSPTPVREALRRLSSEGALRVLDNRRIMVPRMTADRFSELVSLRSVLEQHAARRAVPHITERRIDRLEEIDRAQDEAILRKDNATALLLNQEFHRTLYTANPEQVIMPMVESVWLQLGPFLGIAMEHVAQLYFVDRHQEAIEALRKRDENAVAAAIKADISEGIGGFERSAIENLLRLAGQ; encoded by the coding sequence TTGGGCAATTTGGCGCTGGAACCGCTGGACCGGCCGGAAGGCATGACGACGCATGAATATGCGCATCGGCGCCTGCGCCAGGCGATCATGGTGGGATCGATCCGCCCCGGCGAATCGCTGACCATCCGCGGCATCGCCGAAGCGATGGAGAGCAGCCCGACGCCGGTGCGCGAGGCGCTGCGGCGGCTATCCTCCGAGGGTGCGCTGCGCGTGCTCGACAACAGGCGGATCATGGTGCCGCGCATGACGGCGGACCGCTTCAGCGAACTCGTCTCGCTGCGCTCCGTGCTGGAGCAGCACGCCGCCCGCCGCGCCGTGCCCCACATCACCGAGCGCCGCATCGACAGGCTCGAGGAAATCGACAGGGCGCAGGACGAGGCGATCTTACGCAAGGACAACGCGACCGCACTGCTGCTGAACCAGGAATTCCATCGCACGCTCTATACCGCCAATCCCGAGCAGGTGATCATGCCGATGGTGGAAAGCGTCTGGCTCCAGCTCGGCCCCTTCCTCGGCATCGCCATGGAGCATGTCGCCCAGCTCTATTTCGTCGATCGCCATCAGGAGGCGATCGAGGCATTGCGCAAGCGCGACGAGAACGCGGTGGCGGCTGCGATCAAGGCCGATATTTCCGAGGGCATCGGCGGTTTCGAGCGATCGGCGATCGAGAATCTTCTGCGGCTTGCGGGGCAATAA
- a CDS encoding saccharopine dehydrogenase family protein, which translates to MKDIVVIGAGKIGSTIARMLAHSGDYRVTVADRSDEQLAAIERHDAVSTAVVDIADAAAMKALLTGKFAVLSAAPYHLTVAIAEAAAAAGVHYLDLTEDVESTRQVKRIAENAKTAFIPQCGLAPGFISIVANDLASRFDSLESVRMRVGALPQYPSNALNYNLTWSTDGVINEYIEPCEAIVEGALIEVPALEEREEFSLDGVTYEAFNTSGGLGTLCETLKGKVRTLNYRTIRYPGHAAIMKALLNDLGLRHRREVLKDIFENALPTTTQDVVIIFVTVSGRKGGRLIQETYANKVYSAPVAGALHSAIQITTAGSICAVLDMLADGSLRAEGFVRQEEIALDAFLANRFGHYYAQENHGARAA; encoded by the coding sequence ATGAAAGACATCGTCGTCATCGGCGCAGGCAAGATCGGCTCGACCATCGCCCGCATGCTGGCTCACAGCGGGGACTACCGCGTCACCGTCGCCGACCGTTCGGACGAGCAGCTCGCCGCTATCGAGCGCCACGATGCCGTTTCGACCGCGGTCGTCGATATCGCCGACGCTGCGGCCATGAAGGCGCTCCTCACCGGCAAGTTCGCCGTTCTCTCCGCCGCGCCCTACCACCTGACGGTCGCCATCGCGGAAGCCGCCGCTGCTGCCGGCGTGCACTATCTCGACCTCACGGAAGACGTCGAATCCACCCGCCAGGTCAAGCGCATCGCCGAGAATGCCAAGACGGCGTTCATTCCGCAGTGCGGTCTCGCACCTGGCTTCATCTCCATCGTCGCCAACGACCTCGCCAGCCGCTTCGATTCGCTCGAAAGCGTGCGCATGCGCGTCGGCGCCCTGCCGCAGTACCCGTCCAACGCGCTCAACTACAACCTCACCTGGAGCACCGACGGCGTCATCAACGAATATATCGAGCCCTGCGAAGCCATCGTCGAAGGCGCGCTGATCGAGGTCCCGGCGCTGGAAGAGCGCGAGGAATTCTCGCTCGACGGCGTCACCTATGAGGCCTTCAACACGTCCGGCGGCCTCGGCACGCTCTGCGAGACGCTGAAGGGCAAGGTGCGCACGCTGAACTACCGCACGATCCGCTATCCGGGCCACGCCGCCATCATGAAGGCGCTGCTCAACGATCTCGGCCTGCGTCATCGCCGCGAAGTGCTGAAGGACATCTTCGAAAACGCCCTGCCGACCACCACGCAGGACGTCGTCATCATCTTCGTGACCGTCTCGGGCCGCAAGGGCGGCCGCCTTATCCAGGAAACCTACGCCAACAAGGTCTACAGCGCCCCGGTCGCCGGCGCCCTGCATTCCGCCATCCAGATCACGACGGCCGGCTCGATCTGCGCCGTGCTCGACATGCTCGCCGACGGTTCGCTGCGTGCGGAAGGCTTCGTCCGCCAGGAAGAAATCGCCCTCGACGCCTTCCTCGCCAACCGCTTCGGCCACTACTACGCCCAGGAAAACCACGGCGCCCGCGCCGCCTGA
- a CDS encoding glutamine synthetase family protein produces the protein MNDDSNWLINADGVESIQAVVCDLNGILRGKRVPVGQAEKVLKGGIRMPLSIVGVDVWGEDIVGSSHVFASGDTDGICAATGRGALPVSWTLKPSAVVPLWLFKESGEPFLADPRQALANIVRQYHELGLRPVVASEMEFYLIDAEPDHAEPPISPYTGKRLDSDAILSIDELDDFGQFFSDVYAECERQNVPADSAVAENGIGQFEINLIHSDDPLKAADDALFFKRIIKGIARKHGFAATFMAKPYGMRSGSGMHMHFSVIDEDGNNVFDDGTAEGSAIMKHAVAGLTRGMAESTLLFAPHYNSYRRLRPDTHAPTSISWGYENRTAAIRIPGGNHKARRIEHRVAGADANPYLVMAGILGAALVGIRNKWEPPAPVSGRAYLSQLPRIPSEWGSAVTAFENGSIVSEIFDADLRSMLIACKRQEIAGFAEQVTDFEFSAYLEIV, from the coding sequence GTGAACGACGATTCCAACTGGCTGATCAATGCGGATGGCGTGGAGAGCATCCAGGCCGTCGTCTGCGACCTGAACGGCATCCTGCGCGGCAAGCGCGTGCCCGTCGGGCAGGCGGAAAAGGTTTTGAAGGGCGGCATCCGCATGCCGCTTTCCATCGTCGGCGTCGACGTCTGGGGAGAGGACATCGTCGGCTCCAGCCACGTCTTCGCCAGCGGCGATACGGACGGCATCTGCGCGGCCACCGGCCGCGGCGCGCTGCCCGTGAGCTGGACGCTGAAGCCCTCCGCCGTCGTGCCGCTCTGGCTGTTCAAGGAGAGCGGCGAGCCCTTCCTGGCCGATCCGCGCCAGGCGCTCGCCAATATCGTGCGGCAGTATCATGAACTCGGCCTGCGCCCGGTCGTCGCCTCCGAGATGGAATTCTACCTGATCGATGCCGAGCCCGACCATGCCGAGCCGCCGATCTCGCCCTATACCGGCAAGCGCCTGGATTCTGACGCCATCCTCTCCATCGACGAACTCGACGATTTCGGCCAGTTCTTCTCCGACGTCTATGCGGAATGCGAGCGGCAGAACGTGCCCGCCGATTCCGCCGTCGCGGAAAACGGCATCGGCCAGTTCGAGATCAACCTGATCCATTCCGACGATCCGTTGAAGGCCGCCGACGACGCGCTGTTCTTCAAGCGCATCATCAAGGGCATCGCGCGCAAGCACGGCTTTGCCGCCACCTTCATGGCCAAGCCCTACGGCATGCGCTCGGGCAGCGGCATGCACATGCATTTCAGCGTGATCGACGAGGACGGCAACAATGTCTTCGACGACGGCACTGCCGAGGGGTCGGCCATCATGAAGCATGCCGTCGCCGGCCTGACACGCGGCATGGCGGAATCGACCCTTCTTTTCGCCCCGCACTACAATTCCTATCGCCGCCTTCGCCCCGATACGCACGCGCCGACCTCGATTTCCTGGGGCTACGAGAACCGCACCGCCGCCATCCGCATTCCCGGCGGCAACCACAAGGCACGACGCATCGAGCATCGCGTTGCCGGCGCCGACGCCAATCCGTACCTCGTCATGGCCGGCATCCTGGGCGCCGCCCTCGTCGGCATCCGCAACAAGTGGGAGCCGCCGGCGCCGGTCTCGGGCCGCGCCTACCTCTCGCAACTGCCGCGCATCCCCTCGGAATGGGGCTCGGCCGTCACCGCCTTCGAGAACGGCTCGATCGTCTCGGAAATCTTCGATGCGGATCTCCGCTCCATGCTGATCGCCTGCAAGCGGCAGGAAATCGCCGGTTTCGCCGAACAGGTGACCGACTTCGAGTTCAGCGCCTACCTGGAAATCGTCTGA
- a CDS encoding ABC transporter permease, with protein sequence MSLIAFWGAVELGLVFAFVAIGVYLSFRVLDFPDLTVDGSFPLGAAVAAVLIIAGVNPWLAAAAAMVAGAIAGLVTATLNVRFRILNLLASILTMIALFSVNLRVMGKPNVALINAETMISPFFGLGLRDFYVRPLFVGILVVVAVIVVWRFLESDAGLSMRATGANARMARAQGVDTNRQIYLGIALSNALVALGGALFAQTNGFADVTSGVGTIVVGLAAVIIGETLFGARGILMALIGCVLGSILYRIAIQLALSSDVLGLQASDLNFVTALLVTVALVLPRLRRGGAA encoded by the coding sequence GTGAGCCTGATTGCCTTCTGGGGTGCCGTCGAACTGGGGCTGGTCTTTGCCTTCGTCGCGATCGGCGTTTATCTTTCCTTCCGCGTGCTGGACTTTCCGGACCTGACCGTGGACGGGTCCTTTCCGCTCGGCGCGGCCGTTGCGGCCGTGCTGATCATCGCGGGCGTGAACCCCTGGCTCGCCGCGGCCGCCGCCATGGTGGCCGGCGCCATCGCGGGCCTTGTCACGGCGACGCTGAACGTGCGCTTCCGCATCCTCAACCTGCTCGCCTCGATCCTGACGATGATCGCGCTCTTCTCGGTGAACCTGCGCGTCATGGGCAAGCCGAACGTCGCGCTGATCAATGCCGAGACGATGATCAGCCCGTTTTTCGGCCTCGGCCTGCGCGACTTCTACGTCCGCCCGCTCTTCGTCGGTATCCTGGTGGTCGTCGCCGTCATCGTCGTCTGGCGGTTCCTGGAAAGCGACGCCGGCCTTTCGATGCGCGCGACCGGGGCGAATGCCCGCATGGCCCGCGCGCAGGGCGTCGACACCAACCGCCAGATCTATCTCGGCATCGCGCTCTCCAACGCGCTGGTCGCCCTCGGCGGCGCGCTCTTTGCCCAGACGAACGGCTTTGCCGACGTCACCTCTGGCGTCGGCACCATTGTCGTCGGCCTTGCCGCCGTCATCATCGGCGAGACGCTGTTCGGCGCCCGCGGCATCCTCATGGCGTTGATTGGTTGCGTGCTCGGCTCGATTCTCTACCGCATCGCCATCCAGCTTGCCTTGTCTTCCGATGTGCTCGGCCTCCAGGCTTCCGATCTCAATTTCGTGACGGCGCTGCTTGTCACCGTGGCGCTCGTTCTGCCGCGCCTTCGCCGCGGGGGAGCCGCCTGA
- a CDS encoding LysR family transcriptional regulator, which translates to MARPDLNLLVTLDVLLAEGNVARAAQRLRLSPSAMSRALARLRQVTGDPLLVRAGRGLVPTPRALELRQDVGRVVEEAEALLRPAKLLDLGALERTFTLRNREGFVDTFGPALLARIAQEAPRIRISFVPKPDKESVPLRDGAVDLETGVIGDTTGPEVRAQALFRDRFIGIVRKGHPLLDGPITAERYAEGKHIFVSRGRRARGPIDEALAQMGLKRTIAVTVASFSKAVTLARNSDLIADVSDVSTISLRDGVASFALPLALPAFTISMLWHPRMDADPAHRWLRTCLREVCTGKAGDFAPKQC; encoded by the coding sequence ATGGCCAGACCCGATCTCAATCTCCTCGTTACGCTCGACGTGCTGCTTGCCGAGGGCAATGTCGCGCGTGCCGCTCAGCGGCTGCGGCTCAGTCCCTCGGCGATGAGCCGCGCGCTCGCCCGCCTCAGGCAGGTGACCGGCGATCCGCTGCTGGTGCGCGCCGGGCGAGGGCTCGTTCCCACTCCGCGGGCGCTGGAACTGCGGCAGGACGTCGGCCGCGTCGTCGAGGAGGCGGAAGCGCTTCTGCGGCCGGCCAAGCTCCTCGACCTCGGGGCGCTGGAGCGGACATTCACCCTGCGCAACCGTGAGGGCTTCGTCGATACGTTCGGGCCGGCGCTGCTGGCGCGCATCGCGCAGGAGGCGCCGCGCATCAGGATCAGCTTCGTGCCGAAGCCGGACAAGGAGAGCGTGCCGCTGCGCGACGGGGCGGTCGATCTCGAAACGGGCGTGATCGGCGATACGACAGGGCCGGAAGTGCGGGCGCAGGCGTTGTTTCGCGACCGCTTCATCGGCATCGTCCGCAAGGGCCATCCGCTGCTGGACGGGCCCATCACCGCCGAGCGCTACGCAGAGGGCAAGCATATCTTCGTTTCCCGGGGAAGACGCGCGCGTGGGCCGATCGACGAGGCGCTGGCGCAGATGGGGTTGAAGCGCACAATAGCCGTCACCGTCGCCAGTTTTTCCAAGGCGGTGACGCTGGCCCGCAATTCCGACCTAATCGCCGACGTATCTGATGTTTCGACCATATCGCTTCGCGACGGCGTGGCGAGTTTCGCTCTCCCGCTCGCGCTGCCCGCCTTCACCATCTCCATGCTCTGGCATCCGCGCATGGATGCCGATCCGGCGCATCGCTGGCTGAGGACGTGCCTGCGTGAGGTCTGTACCGGCAAGGCAGGTGACTTTGCGCCGAAACAATGCTAA
- a CDS encoding ABC transporter substrate-binding protein, with the protein MRHLLLAVAATLAISMPAKAEDVTVAVTAIVEHPALDAARDGVKEALAAAGYKEGENLKFLYESAQGNPATAAQIARQFAGEGPDVIVPISTPSAQAVVSATKDIPIVFTAVSDPLGAQLVTDMDKPGGNVTGLSDLSPVAEHLALIKEILPEAKTIGYLYNSGEANSVSLLAVLKAEAEKAGLTVVESAATKSAEVQGAARALVGRADAIYIPTDNTIISALEGAVAVAEEAKLPLFTADTDSVSRGAIAALGFNYKDVGKQTGEIVVRILKGENPGDIAVKVAAGTDLVVNKGAAAKMGVTLPEAVVGRATRVIE; encoded by the coding sequence ATGCGCCATCTTCTGCTTGCCGTCGCGGCCACGCTCGCGATTTCGATGCCTGCAAAGGCCGAGGACGTCACGGTTGCCGTGACCGCCATCGTCGAACACCCGGCGCTCGACGCCGCCCGCGACGGCGTCAAGGAAGCGCTGGCGGCGGCCGGCTACAAGGAAGGCGAGAACCTCAAGTTCCTCTACGAATCCGCGCAGGGCAACCCCGCGACGGCCGCGCAGATCGCCCGCCAGTTCGCCGGCGAAGGCCCCGATGTCATCGTGCCGATCTCCACGCCGTCGGCGCAGGCCGTCGTCTCCGCGACGAAGGATATTCCGATCGTCTTCACGGCCGTGTCCGATCCGCTCGGCGCGCAGCTCGTGACCGACATGGACAAGCCCGGCGGCAATGTCACCGGCCTTTCCGACCTGTCGCCGGTCGCCGAGCATCTGGCGCTGATCAAGGAAATCCTGCCCGAAGCCAAAACCATCGGCTACCTCTACAATTCCGGCGAGGCGAACTCCGTCTCGCTGCTCGCCGTGCTGAAGGCCGAAGCGGAAAAGGCCGGCCTGACTGTCGTCGAATCCGCTGCCACGAAGTCCGCTGAAGTACAGGGCGCCGCCCGTGCGCTGGTCGGCCGCGCCGATGCGATCTATATTCCGACGGACAACACGATCATCTCCGCGCTCGAAGGCGCGGTCGCCGTTGCCGAGGAAGCCAAGCTCCCGCTCTTCACCGCCGACACGGATTCCGTCTCGCGCGGCGCCATCGCGGCCCTCGGCTTCAACTACAAGGACGTCGGCAAGCAGACGGGCGAGATCGTCGTGCGCATCCTCAAGGGTGAAAACCCGGGCGACATCGCCGTGAAGGTTGCCGCCGGCACGGACCTGGTCGTCAACAAGGGTGCGGCCGCCAAGATGGGCGTCACCCTGCCGGAAGCCGTCGTCGGCCGCGCGACCCGCGTCATCGAATAA
- a CDS encoding MFS transporter, translated as MDQAQTIETKAGRAGALAGLSLSILLSSLGTSIANVALPTLGEAFSATFQQVQWVVLAYLLASTVLIAGIGRLGDLFGRRRLLLAGLALFSLASLLCGLSSSLPVLIAARAVQGAGAAAMMALAMAFVSETVPKERIGSVMGLFGTTSAVGTALGPSLGGLLITGFGWPAVFLVAVPFGLLTFALVWRSLPADRTPATQARFDLAGAGLLAAALTAYALAMTIGKGRLGLLNVTLIALSLAGAALFVLRQKTAASPLIRPAAFRRQSFPASLAANLLVATVIMVTLVVGPFYLSRTLGLGPAAVGFVLATGPLVSVFSGVLAGRLVDRFGAAPMVLAGLATMAAGAAGLPVFSALFGLPGYIAAIAVLTPGYQLFQAANNAGVMMGVPPDERGITSGLLNLSRNLGLITGASLMGAVFTAAVGTADVASANGTAVASGMHVTFTVAALLILSALALMTAGSRRRAA; from the coding sequence ATGGATCAAGCACAAACCATTGAAACGAAAGCAGGGAGGGCGGGAGCGCTTGCCGGCCTCTCGCTCTCCATCCTGCTTTCCTCGCTCGGCACCAGCATCGCCAATGTCGCCCTGCCGACCCTCGGCGAGGCCTTTTCGGCCACGTTCCAGCAGGTCCAGTGGGTGGTGCTTGCCTATCTTCTGGCGAGCACCGTGCTGATCGCCGGCATCGGGCGGCTTGGAGATCTCTTCGGCCGCCGCCGACTGCTTCTGGCGGGGCTCGCGCTCTTCTCGCTCGCCTCGCTGCTTTGCGGCCTGTCATCGTCACTGCCGGTGCTCATTGCCGCCCGTGCCGTCCAGGGGGCGGGGGCGGCCGCCATGATGGCGCTCGCCATGGCCTTCGTCAGTGAAACCGTTCCGAAGGAGCGGATCGGCAGCGTCATGGGCCTCTTCGGCACGACTTCCGCGGTGGGCACCGCCCTCGGACCCTCGCTGGGCGGGCTGCTGATCACCGGCTTCGGCTGGCCGGCGGTCTTCCTCGTCGCCGTCCCGTTCGGCCTTCTGACCTTCGCACTCGTCTGGCGCTCCCTGCCCGCAGACCGCACTCCTGCGACACAAGCCCGCTTCGATCTTGCCGGAGCAGGCCTGCTCGCCGCAGCGCTGACAGCCTATGCGCTGGCAATGACGATCGGCAAGGGCCGGCTTGGCCTTTTGAACGTGACCCTCATCGCGCTGTCGCTTGCCGGCGCCGCGCTCTTCGTCCTGCGGCAGAAGACGGCCGCCTCCCCGCTGATCCGGCCCGCCGCCTTCCGCCGCCAAAGCTTTCCCGCCAGCCTTGCGGCCAACCTGCTCGTGGCGACGGTGATCATGGTGACGCTGGTCGTCGGGCCGTTCTATCTGTCGCGCACGCTCGGCCTCGGCCCCGCCGCAGTCGGCTTCGTGCTGGCGACAGGCCCCCTCGTCTCCGTTTTCAGCGGCGTCCTCGCCGGCCGGCTGGTAGATCGCTTCGGGGCCGCGCCGATGGTGCTTGCTGGGCTTGCGACGATGGCGGCGGGCGCGGCGGGGCTGCCGGTATTCTCGGCCCTCTTCGGCCTCCCCGGCTATATCGCGGCGATCGCCGTCCTGACGCCGGGCTACCAATTGTTCCAGGCCGCCAACAATGCCGGCGTCATGATGGGCGTTCCACCGGATGAAAGAGGCATCACTTCGGGCCTGCTCAACCTGTCGCGCAATCTCGGCCTGATCACCGGCGCCTCGCTGATGGGCGCGGTCTTCACCGCGGCCGTCGGAACGGCGGATGTGGCGAGCGCGAACGGCACAGCCGTCGCCTCGGGCATGCATGTCACCTTCACGGTTGCCGCCCTGCTGATCCTGTCGGCCCTCGCTCTGATGACCGCCGGTTCGAGACGCCGAGCCGCGTGA
- a CDS encoding NAD(P)/FAD-dependent oxidoreductase, with protein MKTDVIVLGAGVVGISAAIHLARRGKSVVLVDRRGAAEETSYGNAGLIQREGVFPYGFPHDFGALFRYALNNTIDAHYHPSAIPGIIPFLARYWWHSGFRQHQSIAHLYAPLIEHSISEHADLIAASGADDLIRKDGWMKVFRSEKARDAAYAEAEKLSANFGVNHQKLTTAEVAAAEPHIRAELTGGLRWTDPWSIRDPQSLLKRYLAYLQSLGGELKSGDAATIEHVLEGEGWRIATPEGPLEAKDVVVALGPWADTVTRRLGYRFPLAVKRGYHMHYGAEEGATLNNWVLDAERGYFLAPMLRGIRLTTGAEFARRDTRKTPVQLRRAEKVAREFFPLAERRDEEPWMGARPCTPDMMPVIGKAPRHAGLWFAFGHAHHGMTLGPITGRVLAEKMLGERTVINIGPYRPERFIA; from the coding sequence ATGAAGACGGATGTCATTGTTCTCGGCGCGGGCGTGGTCGGCATTTCGGCGGCGATCCATCTTGCGCGGCGCGGCAAGTCGGTGGTGCTCGTCGACCGGCGCGGCGCGGCGGAGGAAACTTCCTACGGCAATGCCGGCCTCATCCAGCGCGAAGGCGTCTTCCCCTATGGTTTCCCGCACGATTTCGGCGCGCTGTTCCGCTATGCGCTGAACAACACGATCGACGCGCATTACCACCCCTCGGCGATCCCCGGCATCATTCCCTTCCTTGCGCGCTACTGGTGGCATTCGGGCTTCCGCCAGCACCAGAGCATCGCCCATCTCTATGCCCCGCTCATCGAGCATTCGATCAGCGAGCATGCCGACCTGATCGCCGCTTCCGGTGCGGATGACCTCATCCGCAAGGACGGCTGGATGAAGGTGTTCCGTTCGGAAAAGGCGCGCGATGCGGCCTATGCGGAGGCCGAAAAGCTCTCGGCGAATTTCGGCGTCAACCACCAGAAGCTGACGACGGCCGAAGTGGCCGCGGCCGAGCCGCATATCCGCGCCGAGCTGACGGGCGGCCTGCGCTGGACCGATCCCTGGTCGATCCGCGATCCGCAGAGCCTGCTGAAGCGCTACCTCGCCTATCTCCAGTCGCTCGGCGGCGAGCTGAAATCGGGCGATGCCGCCACCATCGAGCATGTGCTGGAAGGTGAGGGCTGGCGCATCGCCACACCCGAGGGGCCGCTGGAAGCGAAGGACGTCGTCGTGGCGCTCGGCCCCTGGGCCGATACGGTGACGCGCCGGCTCGGCTACCGCTTCCCGCTCGCCGTCAAGCGCGGCTACCACATGCATTACGGGGCCGAGGAAGGCGCGACGCTCAACAACTGGGTGCTCGACGCCGAGCGCGGCTATTTCCTCGCGCCGATGCTGCGCGGCATACGTCTGACCACCGGCGCCGAATTCGCCCGGCGCGATACGCGCAAGACACCCGTCCAGCTGCGCCGCGCCGAAAAGGTGGCGCGTGAATTCTTTCCGCTCGCCGAGCGCCGCGACGAGGAGCCGTGGATGGGCGCGCGCCCCTGCACGCCGGACATGATGCCGGTCATCGGCAAGGCGCCGCGCCATGCCGGCCTCTGGTTCGCCTTCGGCCACGCGCACCACGGCATGACGCTCGGCCCCATCACCGGCCGCGTGCTGGCGGAGAAGATGCTGGGCGAACGCACCGTGATCAACATCGGGCCGTACCGGCCCGAGCGGTTTATCGCCTGA